The DNA window AATACTTTTTATGTACACACATAAAATTGCAATTCAATTATAGAAAGCATGATTAAAGTTTTTTGATAGAAAATTTTACTATTTATTGCGGTCTTCTCCGACTTGAGAAATTACTCTATAATTCCATGCATAAAATAtccaatttataaaaaaaaaatgcatatatagatattttgacataaaaaataatattcttcTTTCATTTATAATAAAAGGGATGAAATGCCCTTTATGCCTGACTAATGACTACAGTCTCTGAAAAGAATACAAAAAAGGTTTCTTTTTCAATTTCCATTCTACAATCCATAAATAAATGTAACTAGAAAGATCAAACTTTAAAACTCAGTTCCTCAGAAAGAAAACTAAAAGCTCCATAGTGACACCTCTTGATCTTGATAGTCTTGTACATCAATATATTGATATTCACCTTGATACCCGAAATCATGTGTTGGAGACATTATTGCCATATTCCTCCACATCTCTGGCGTGTTCATCATTTCCTCTTCTTCCACTTCCATAGAAAACAAATTCTTTTCTACTCTCTCTTCTTCCACTTCCGTAGAAAACAAATTATTTTCTACTCTCTCTTCTTCCACTTCCATTGAAAACAAATTCTGTTCTACTCTCTCTTCTTCCGCTTCCATAGAAAACAAATTTTGCTCTTCTGGAGTGGCCGCAGCTACCACCGTGTCAATGACGTCATTAACCATTAAAGTCTCGTCAACATTATTAGTCGGCAAAGTTTGATCTAGTCTGAAAGCCTCGGCGGCTTCTATAGCTGCCTTTTGTATATCTTTTGCTTGAGTAGTAGCTGGTTTTGGGAGCCGCCAAGTTGAGTCTGCAAAATTGAGACAGGCGTATCGGCCCCTTAATGCCAGTGCAGCAACATCGTGCGCTCGGGCAGCCATCTCGACCGTTGGAAAAGTGCCTAACCAAATTTTAGTCTTCTTGTTAGGCTCCCTCATTTCACACACCCATTTATTATTGTTTCTTCTCCTCACACCCCTATACACCGGATGGCGAGTCTCCTTGAACTTCTTCCTCCCTGCACGCTTCTTCGGGGTGGTCGCAGCTAACCGAACCTCCTCGTCTGAAATAGGGATCCATTGATAGCCTTCTGAATTCTGCAATGACATAGAAGAAGACGAAGAGCTGTTACTTGGAAACATATCCATGGATTGGAGAGAGTGGTAAAAGGTGTTGATAGTGAAAGATGGAAAGTGAAGATAAGAGTTACTAGTTATGGTTATGGAGTACTAAAGaggctgtggtttttgttttgaagatgatttaCGAAAGTAAAGAGTGAGATGTGTTTATATATGGAGAGAAGGTAACAGTGAGAGTGAGAGTGAGTAGGATATTTTACATGTATGAAAAAGCCAGCTGGTTTGCCTAGTTGGAAACACTGATTGGTTATAGTTTTGAAAGACAAAAAGAAACAAGGAGAAAAAAACAAGAGAGAGAAAATATGCGTGTTTGTAAAAATAAATTACTGTATTAAGTGTTTTTATTTAATAACTAAAATATCCCTCATCTATCTAATGTTTTATTATCTCCAtccttaaatataaaatatttagaattaaaaaattatagaaattaaAGAAAATGGTTAAAGTATTAAGATGGTTCACTATTTCTAcagtataattttataaatttatttatagagaaaaatcatttaatataattttataagatTATTTGATCATGCATATTAAAATAAATGCAACATAATTAAGAGTATTtggataaataaattattaatatataatttgaaaataataggataaaaaagaaaaaaattgaagaaggTCTATTGTTTATAAATTATATGGTTAAACATAATTTTAGTAActacaaaataatgaatttttaatataatttattgtaAATTTTAATCCTTTTTAATATTGTGGATTGACGGAATATTGActacttcaatttttttttaatattaaagtttGATACTTTTAAATTCTAAAATAgtctttataaaatttaaatatagaattttttttttgaatatccaattttttaaaaaaaatttcagaaataacaaacttttcaaaatatttccccaaatgtccattttttgctaaaaaatacacgttgtcgccagggggggtggcgacaacactgggCTTTAAGAGcagtcgccagtgggcctggcgcccatgtgtattttttaggtgttgtcgccacccccctggcgacaacaccccccctttatttttttttctttttttttttgtaattattttttctttaacataatgtattctaaattttttttatgttatattttgcaaatattatttcaacatggattttttaaataattatttttttcaatattaatgtaattttcaatattaatgtaatttttttcaatattaagacACTGcaaggaatctcgtccccaccacagacttgacgggacaagacactgcagggaatctcgtaataacctatgcattttggctataaatatgttcccaaacttgttcattttcttcatcacctcttatactttcatcagagcaactttgtgtttcgtcatcaacaaacatgtctctcgtaactatgggtcaagagcatcgaggcaccattgcaaacattgccacttatgtaagtttgagtaaacacttaattttttttacttaaatttactaatttcaaatacttatgggaggtgttttttttataggatgtcacgagatttaggacccgtgctggtaagatgattgctcctgaccctttgattgtggactacgttaaacgtgcgggatttggtgaggtaatgaacttaacacatacctcagttgatatgaagtttatattagcattgtgtgagcgttggaggcctgagactcatacttttcaccttccaatgggtgaatgtaccgtcactctagaggacgtgtacatgttgttgggtctcaaaacaaatggaaaggcagtgtatggaaatgtccaacaaccaaacgccctatgcgtcgaattgttgggtgtggatttaatagagggtgaggggcaacaaaggggtaggggccaaggtataaagcttgctGGCCTTCAGGAAGCTTATGTTGGGCTTCAATTGGATAAGTTTTCTGACGAAGAAACTATACTGCGGAAAACTAggatgtatattatgttgttgtttggtaggtttctatttcccgaaggcacg is part of the Vicia villosa cultivar HV-30 ecotype Madison, WI linkage group LG2, Vvil1.0, whole genome shotgun sequence genome and encodes:
- the LOC131647594 gene encoding dehydration-responsive element-binding protein 1A-like, whose protein sequence is MDMFPSNSSSSSSMSLQNSEGYQWIPISDEEVRLAATTPKKRAGRKKFKETRHPVYRGVRRRNNNKWVCEMREPNKKTKIWLGTFPTVEMAARAHDVAALALRGRYACLNFADSTWRLPKPATTQAKDIQKAAIEAAEAFRLDQTLPTNNVDETLMVNDVIDTVVAAATPEEQNLFSMEAEEERVEQNLFSMEVEEEREMMNTPEMWRNMAIMSPTHDFGYQGEYQYIDVQDYQDQEVSLWSF